GCCGCGAGCCGCTCGGGCTCGTCCAGGAGCGCTACGTCTTCCAAGCGTCCGACGAGCTCGGCGAACAGCGCGCGCTGCGAGCGGCGCGCCAGGTGCGAGCCCAGACAGAAGTGCTCGCCGATCCCGAAGCCGAGGTGCGGGTTGGGATGGCGGTCGATGCGGAAGCGGAAGGGCGCGTCGAACACATCCTCGTCGCGGTTGGCGGACGCGTAGAACAAGAGCAGCCGGTCGCCCGCGCGCAGCTTGGTTCCGGCCAGCTCGTAGTCGCGCGCCGCGGTGCGCATCATGTAGTTCACGGGCGTCGTCCAGCGCACGATCTCCTCGACCGCGTCGCTGACTCGCGCTTCGGGCTCGGCGCGCAGCTTCGCGCGCTCCGCCGGGTTCTGCACCAGCGCGAGCATGCCGCCGGCGATGGCGTTGCGCGTGGTGTCGTGACCCGCGGTGAAGGTGATCAGGTAGTAGCCGAGTGTCTCGATGTCGCCCATGCGCGCGCCGTCGACCTCGGCGTTGGCCAGCACGCTGGCCAGGTCGTTGCCGGGGTTCGCGCGCTTGTCGTAGATGATCTTCCCGAAGTACTGCAGGAACTCCATGCCCAGCGCGCGGAACGCCTCTTCGGGGTTCTCCTCGCTGCGCTTGTACTCCGGGTCGTCGGCCGCGAAGAGCTGCTGGGTGAGTCGCAGCACCTTGGGCTCGTCGGCCTCGGGAATGCCCAGGATCGAGCACAAGATGCGCAGCGGGTGCGCGATGGCGACGTCGGTCACGAAGTCACACGTGCCCTCGCCGCCCTTCTGTGACTCGTACAGCCGGTCGACCAGCCGCCGCGCGCTCGCCTTCACCACGTCGTCGACGCGCGCCAGCGCCTGCGCGGTGAACCACGGGCTCGCCACCTTGCGGTACTTGCGGTGCTTGGGCGGGTCCATGGTGATGATGGTCTGCATCATGTCGAACGGCCCGCGCTCCCCGCGCGCCAGGCGCTCGGCGACCTCCTTGGTGGCGGGTACGATCCCGTTGCCGCTCTGGAACACATCGGGCTGCTTCGAGACTTCACAGATGTGTGCGTGACGCGTGATCGCCCAGAAGGGCACGAGCTCCGTCGGCTCGCACCAGTGGACGGGGGATTCGCGGCGCAGGCGCGTCCAGGTGTCGTGCGGGTAGCCGTGGCTCGCGTAGCGCTGGGGTTCGAGGAGCTCGTCGCCGTTGGTGATGGTCACGAGGGAGATCTTAGCCGGAACGCGGCCCGCTCTTCAGAGGCGTGTCTCGGGGTGTGCAGCTTCGGACCTGCGCCGGAAGAACGTTGGGTCGATGCGCCACATGGCGATCATGAGGACCAGGCCCAGGAGCATGGAGCCCAGCGCCATCGCGAGCGGCAGGCCGTTCGCCTGCGCGATGCACGAGCGGACGAACACGTAGCCGAGCCCGAGAAAGCCGGCGAAGGGCCCGAAGCCGGCCAGCGCGAACGTGCGCAGGTCGTTCCACAGCGCTTTGCGGAAGTAGACCACGCAGGCCAGGCCCGTGAGCCCGAGATAGAACGAGATCGCCAGCCCCGTGGCGGTCACCGAGTCCGAGATCACGTCGTCGGACACGAGCGCGAGCGCCAGACAGCACACGATCGAGATCGCGCCCATCCACAAGGTCGAGACACCGGGGGTGAGATAGCGCGGAGAGATCGCGCCGAACGCGCGCGGCGCGGCGCCGTGCGCCGACATGGCCAGCATGGAGCGCGTGGCCGGCAGGATCGTGGTCTGGGTCGCCGCCGAGGCCGAGGTCAGCACCGCCAGGTCGAGCAGCTTGTCGAAGCCGAACGGCAGCACCTGGCTGCCCAGCGCCGAGAGCACGTCGTCGCGATGCGCGGCCAGGAAGGCCGGCCCGTGCACCGCCTGCGCAGCCACCGCGACCAGCACGTAGATGCCGAGCAGGAGCAGGGTCGACACGATCGCCGCGTGACCCGGCGTGTGCTCGGCGCGGTCGGTCTCTTCGTTCACCGCGACGGCCGTGTCCCAGCCCCAGTAGATGAATATGGCCGTCAGCACGCCTGCCTCGAGCCGCGGCGCGTCGAGCGTGAACGGGTTCAGCCAGGCCGCGCTGGGCGCGACCGAGTCAGTGTAGTGACCCAGGTACACGCGCCCGAGCGCCACCGCGGCGAAGACTCCGAGCACCGCGACTTCGGCCCCGAGCAGGAACCACTGGGTCTTCGCCGAGACCTCAATGCCCACGTAGCAGATCCAGGTCATGGCCACGACCCAGGCCACGCTCACCGCGGTGACCGCGTACGGGCTGGTGGCCAGCTCGGCGACGCCGAACAGCCGGAACGAGTAGCGGCCCGCGATCTGGCCCAGGCTGGCCATGATCAGGAAGTCGGCCACGAGCAGGGACCAGCCCGCGATCCAGCCCACCCACGGCCCCATACTGCGAGTCACCCAGGTGAAGGTGGTGCCGCAGTCCGGGTCCACACGATTCATCGCGTAGTAGGAGAGCGCGATGCCGAGCATGGGCAGGAACGCCAGCCACAGCACGCCCGGTGACTGGAACGCGACCGAGGCCGCCACCACCCCGAGCGACGCCGCCACGCTGTAGCCCGGCGCGGTCGAAGCGACGCCGATCACCAGGCTCGACACGAAGCCGAGCGCCCCGGCCTTCAGCCCCTTCTCGAGGGGCGCCCCCCCGGAGGCCACTAACGCCCTTCGACCTCGTCCGTATCGACCTGGCCCGTGAGTCGCCGCCGGATGTGCGACCAGCTCATGCCCACGGCCATGACCACCGCGATCACGACCAGCGCCACGTGAGTCAGCGCCGGAATGCTCGTGGCGCTGAACACGTGCTGCTCGACCAGGAGCCAGATCATGCCCGCGCACAGCGCCACCACCAGGAAGATGCCCACGCCGCCCAGCGAGCGCCGCGCGGCCGTGCCGTACACCACCCAGGCGATCGTGAGCGCGATGCCGACCACGAACTTCAGCGCAGGCGAGGAGAACCAGCTCGACTCGTGCGCCGGCTGCCAGATGCCGAGCACCCAGTGCACGTAAGACACTTGCCACGGGTTGTAGGTGGCGTACACGAGCGCG
Above is a window of Myxococcota bacterium DNA encoding:
- a CDS encoding cytochrome P450, whose product is MTITNGDELLEPQRYASHGYPHDTWTRLRRESPVHWCEPTELVPFWAITRHAHICEVSKQPDVFQSGNGIVPATKEVAERLARGERGPFDMMQTIITMDPPKHRKYRKVASPWFTAQALARVDDVVKASARRLVDRLYESQKGGEGTCDFVTDVAIAHPLRILCSILGIPEADEPKVLRLTQQLFAADDPEYKRSEENPEEAFRALGMEFLQYFGKIIYDKRANPGNDLASVLANAEVDGARMGDIETLGYYLITFTAGHDTTRNAIAGGMLALVQNPAERAKLRAEPEARVSDAVEEIVRWTTPVNYMMRTAARDYELAGTKLRAGDRLLLFYASANRDEDVFDAPFRFRIDRHPNPHLGFGIGEHFCLGSHLARRSQRALFAELVGRLEDVALLDEPERLAASFVAGVKHLKLRYRLAAHH
- a CDS encoding APC family permease, coding for MASGGAPLEKGLKAGALGFVSSLVIGVASTAPGYSVAASLGVVAASVAFQSPGVLWLAFLPMLGIALSYYAMNRVDPDCGTTFTWVTRSMGPWVGWIAGWSLLVADFLIMASLGQIAGRYSFRLFGVAELATSPYAVTAVSVAWVVAMTWICYVGIEVSAKTQWFLLGAEVAVLGVFAAVALGRVYLGHYTDSVAPSAAWLNPFTLDAPRLEAGVLTAIFIYWGWDTAVAVNEETDRAEHTPGHAAIVSTLLLLGIYVLVAVAAQAVHGPAFLAAHRDDVLSALGSQVLPFGFDKLLDLAVLTSASAATQTTILPATRSMLAMSAHGAAPRAFGAISPRYLTPGVSTLWMGAISIVCCLALALVSDDVISDSVTATGLAISFYLGLTGLACVVYFRKALWNDLRTFALAGFGPFAGFLGLGYVFVRSCIAQANGLPLAMALGSMLLGLVLMIAMWRIDPTFFRRRSEAAHPETRL
- a CDS encoding DUF6524 family protein is translated as MATTGHVEHEGIGWGGFLARFAFALALVYATYNPWQVSYVHWVLGIWQPAHESSWFSSPALKFVVGIALTIAWVVYGTAARRSLGGVGIFLVVALCAGMIWLLVEQHVFSATSIPALTHVALVVIAVVMAVGMSWSHIRRRLTGQVDTDEVEGR